The Rhizoctonia solani chromosome 4, complete sequence genome contains a region encoding:
- a CDS encoding tyrosinase has protein sequence MRAVSLLTLFASCAALVGAAPAADAELSSLQSWFCWNPEVRREWRTFSKKEKEAYISAVNCLAKRPHSKLLKASYPRADLPPINENSSFYDDMTYIHMDLTNQIHYTGFFLPWHRWYTNQHVTQLRKQCGYKGVMPYWDWSKDTASFNTSAMWDSDPTSGLGGFGDPNNDYYVNNGGFKDMKVSYPIKRGIRRQYTPYPYLSWWWVPRPQEAAVVGMQKSFVDDAINGYEGDFMGFQNATEKAQAFHANVHMIMGGDLAGTCPKAAGSTCQGGSTWTPSDPMFFLHHANIDRIWWLWQMKSIRNLFAFKGGSNMTYTDPAFPNGYPPWLSVTDKLPTDGLFPQPTILSTLNTLGSGEYCYIYA, from the exons ATGCGTGCCGTTTCTCTCTTGACTTTGTTCGCGTCTTGCGCTGCTCTCGTTGGCGCTGCCCCCGCTGCTGATGCCGAATTGAGCTCTCTTCAAAGCTGGTTTTGCTGGAACCCAGAG GTTCGGAGAGAATGGAGGACTTTTTCcaagaaggaaaaggaagcatACATCTCGGCTGTAAAC TGCCTTGCCAAGCGCCCCCACAGCAAGCTCCTCAAGGCATCGTACCCGCGCGCCGATTTGCCTCCTATCAACGAGAACTCGAGCTTCTACGATGACATGACCTATATTCATATGGACCTCACCAACCAGATCCACTACACTGGCTTTTTCCTGCCGTGGCATCGTTGGTACACCAATCAACATGTTACTCAGTTGAGGAAGCAGTGCGGATACAAGGGTGTTATGCCCTACTGGGACTGGTCCAAGGATACTGCGTCGTTCAATACGTCTGCCATGTGGGATTCCGATCCTACCTCTGGTCTTGGAGGTTTCGGAGACCCTAACAACGACTACTATGTCAATAACGGCGGGTTCAAGGACATGAAGGTTTCATACCCAAT CAAACGCGGAATTCGCCGTCAATATACGCCTTATCCTTACCTTAGTTGGTGGTGGGTTCCCAGGCCCCAAGAGGCAGCCGTAGTCGGGATGCAAAAGTCGTTTGTTGACGATGCGATCAACGGCTACGAAGGCGACTTTATGGGTTTCCAAAACGCGACCGAAAAGGCCCAGGCATTCCATGCGAATGTGCATATGATCATGGGTGGTGACTTGGCTGGAACTTGCCCGAAAGCTGCTGGTTCCACATGCCAAGGAGGATCGACCTGGACGCCCAGCGAC CCCATGTTTTTCTTGCACCATGCCAATATCGATCGTATTTGGTGGCTCTGGCAGATGAAGTCTATCAGGAACCTCTTTGCTTTCAAGGGCGGATCCAACATGACCTACACCGACCCGGCTTTCCCCAACGGATACCCCCCATGGTTGAGCGTCACTGACAAGTTGCCTACCGATGGGTTGTTCCCTCAGCCTACCATCTTGAGCACCCTGAACACTCTGGGGAGTGGCGAGTACTGCTACATTTATGCATGA
- a CDS encoding GDT1-like protein, translating to MAPLPIEVSEDNLHALSSSFLMILASEVGDKTFLIAAIMAMRHPRLIVFSGAFGALVVMSALSAAMGHLLPALISRRWTTLAAAGLFLVFGVKMLLEAREMQAGQDKIQEELKEVEEELDAAEGNIPMRNMEEGGRNSDEPEPLTPAPKDSSLAQGAKNLFGMCLGPIFVQTFILTFLGEWGDRSQIATIALGAAHNVYIITIGTIAGHALCTGVAVLGGRWLSTKISIKHVTLTGSILFLLFAVMYFYESWTFVPDVPSLDLDLPMKAVERR from the exons ATGGCGCCTCTTCCTATCGAAGTTTCAGAAGACAATCTGCATGCACTCTCTTCGTCGTTTCTGATGATTCTTGCGTCTGAAGTGGGAGACAAGACGTTCCTCATTGCTGCGATCATGGCCATGCGACATCCGCGCCTCATTGTTTTCTCAGGCGCATTCGGGGCGTTAGTTGTTATGAGTGCTCTATCGGCTGCCATGGGACATCTCTTGCCTGCGCTCATCAGTCGACGATGGACAACACTTGCTGCTGCCGGCCTATTCTTGGTATTCGGTGTCAAG ATGCTTTTGGAAGCCAGAGAAATGCAAGCCGGACAAGATAAGATCCAAGAAGAGCtcaaggaggtggaggaggagTTGGATGCTGCAGAGGGTAACATTCCGATGAGAAACATGGAGGAAG GAGGACGCAACTCTGACGAACCTGAACCTCTCACACCGGCCCCAAAAGATTCTTCACTTGCACAAGGAGCCAAGAACCTGTTTGGAATGTGCCTAGGTCCCATTTTCGTTCAG ACGTTTATCTTGACGTTCTTGGGCGAATGGGGAGACCGCAGCCAGATTGCAACCATCGCTCTTGGAGCAGCTCAT AACGTATACATTATCACCATTGGAACAATTGCTGGCCACGCACTTTGCACCGGAGTAGCCGTCCTTGGTGGGCGTTGGTTGTCAACCAAGATTTCAATAAAGCACG TGACCCTCACGGGCTCTATCCTGTTCTTATTATTTGCTGTTATGTACTTTTACGAGTCGTGGACATTCGTGCCCGACGTACCCTCACTCGATTTGGACCTTCCCATGAAGGCCGTAGAGCGGAGGTAA